In Acaryochloris marina S15, a single genomic region encodes these proteins:
- a CDS encoding glycosyltransferase gives MSLSLSLVICTYNNAPLLARCLNAIANQTLDVALDWQVLVVNNNCTDDTEAVVSQYQSCIDHLAIVNESVQGLTPARVCGVKQTQTDWIAFIDDDCLIAPNWVAEAAKFAQSHPHCGAFGGRVILSWETAPPPFVEQFHYSFAEQEGGAEAKIIQCLVGAGIVINRHALIETGWIDQPLLEDRIGKRLVSGGDVELALRLGAKRPLWYAPTCQLHHIIPSHRLSSGYLMQINHALGTSKLYGDSMLWANSYQQWWFASLREGIQQFQILTFEGMKALLGNQSKTVVVIKAYFWWGWLQGIWKLWMMDATQRQAILGSAIPKESQ, from the coding sequence ATGTCCTTGTCATTAAGTTTAGTGATTTGCACCTATAACAATGCACCTTTATTGGCGCGCTGCCTGAATGCCATTGCAAACCAAACCCTTGATGTAGCTCTGGATTGGCAAGTTCTAGTTGTCAATAACAATTGTACTGATGATACAGAGGCTGTTGTATCCCAGTACCAAAGCTGTATAGACCATCTGGCGATAGTCAACGAATCCGTTCAGGGACTGACCCCAGCCAGAGTATGTGGCGTCAAGCAGACTCAAACAGACTGGATTGCATTCATTGATGATGATTGCTTAATCGCACCCAATTGGGTCGCAGAAGCGGCTAAGTTTGCCCAATCTCATCCTCATTGTGGGGCATTTGGGGGGCGAGTGATTCTGTCCTGGGAAACCGCTCCCCCTCCTTTTGTCGAACAGTTTCACTACTCCTTCGCTGAACAAGAAGGAGGAGCAGAAGCCAAAATCATTCAGTGCTTAGTCGGGGCTGGAATAGTAATTAATCGCCATGCCTTGATCGAAACAGGGTGGATTGACCAGCCATTGCTAGAAGATCGAATTGGCAAACGTCTCGTATCAGGGGGAGATGTGGAATTAGCGTTAAGGCTGGGTGCCAAACGTCCCTTATGGTATGCTCCGACTTGCCAATTGCACCATATTATTCCCAGCCATCGATTATCTTCGGGTTATCTCATGCAGATTAACCATGCTTTAGGGACATCCAAACTTTACGGGGACTCTATGTTGTGGGCTAACTCTTACCAACAATGGTGGTTCGCATCTCTTCGCGAAGGTATTCAACAGTTCCAAATATTGACATTTGAAGGGATGAAAGCGCTGTTGGGTAACCAATCCAAAACAGTAGTCGTGATCAAAGCGTACTTTTGGTGGGGCTGGCTGCAAGGCATTTGGAAATTATGGATGATGGATGCGACTCAGCGCCAGGCTATTTTAGGCAGTGCGATTCCTAAGGAGTCACAGTGA